The Phycodurus eques isolate BA_2022a chromosome 5, UOR_Pequ_1.1, whole genome shotgun sequence DNA segment AAAACATTctgcattgggggggggggggaaacaacaacatGACATCAAGAAATCCTAAGATTTGTGAATGTGTCGATGCTATGCAAACTGGAACAAAAGCAACATCTTTCAGCGAGTTTCATTCTCATGTTCAGAACTTCCTCAACTAAAACCATCATTCCTAAGTAAAAGAGGAACAAACCTGCTTCCAAACTTCACTTTTGGTTTCAGAGTCTGCCAGTACGCAAATAAACATCCTATACCACATGGACTTTGTTAGTATCGATAGAAGAGACATATTCTATACTCTAACATGAAGTTCAATTATTCATGACCGTTTGACTGGACATCATGTGAAGACCTGTGAGATTggcagctttcagggaaggagAGCTGGACATTTGATTTGGACAATTGACTGTCGGGACTGCGGACATGCGAGGTCACTCTCAGTTCCTGTTTGTCTGCTCAAGCCGCCGCGTTGTTGTCACATTGTCGCCATCGGCAACAGAAGTCAAAGTTATCATTTATGATCTGCTTCAGTATTCCAATAGCACACGATGGAAGGCTTTGTCATACCGCCTGTAAGTGTTCGTTCTTTTATCCTTTCCTGTCTACACGCGTGCGGCAAACCGAGAGTTATTTTTTCATCGGCATCACGGTTCTTTGgattttgtctctttttttggggctttttttttttttttttttttttttggggggagaatgCGAATTTTTTTTGAGAGCGTACGCCTTAACACAAAGTAAATAACCTTTGCGCACTTCGTGGCCGCCGTCTGTTGCTTCATTGCTACATTGTGCAAAAGTCAAAACTAGCATTCTTGTTTGAACCAACTTTTTTTCCTACCACTTATTTGAACATTACAAAACAGTCATTAGAAAAACGGCGTCATTAATCATTCATTAAAGGTTCCATTCCAGGTTGTAACACTTTAGAGAAGTTTAGAAAGAAGTATGGATTAAACttctgttttaataaatatttttgcacaattgtaacgTTAGAATCTAATTTTATCGTTCACTTCCTCACACCAAAGGCCTCTGAGGGAATTATTCAAAGTGAGCCAGAGAGTTATCGGGCCCCGGCAGACTTGTACCCTTATCTCACTAGTGTGGGGGATGTTTATGAAGGTAAGATGATGATTTGATACAATCATAAACACAGACCCTTTCAAAAGAATTGGAATATAATGGAAAAgtgtatttccataattccattcaaaaagttataCTTTCCTAGATTATTGATTCGGGGcccacaattgaaacaatttcaagtatttatttgtttatttttacagaatTTGGGCTCCACCAAATCGGGAATTCAAagaattagaatactgtgaagaaatcaccattttctTCTTAGGTTTTGaaggggggagaaaaagaaacatgacaatcacattaaatcaatcaaaatatggtactttcaaaacgatatgttaatcttcagtaCTTGGTtaggaatccctttgcttgaatCACTGCCCCAATGCgcccttgatgcttgctgtcagttcttctttgttttcgggtctggtgcccctcattttcctcttgataataccccatagattctcaatggggtttagatccggcgagttgactggccagtcaagcactgtgaagGCACGGGCAACAGACcgggttttggtgcttctggcggtacgggcaggggccaggtcctgctgcaagatgaaatctgcatctccgtACAGATcatcagcagaaggaatcataaAGTCTTctcaaacattctggtagactgttgcggtgaccttggatttaagaaagcagagtttagcAACACCTGcgctggacattgcaccccaaatcaggACTggctgtggatatttcacactggacctcacgcagcttgggttctggtcTTCATCTGTCTTCCTCTTGGACCTTGAGTCCCAagtgaaaggcacactttactttcatcagaaaaaaggacctcggaccactgcccaacagtccagtccttcttctccttggaccagttgagacgcttcctacgttggctcaggctcagaagcgcttgacccgaggaacccgacagttgtagccccaTCTCCAGGAACCTTTGTgtcttacccatcctatggagggtatcaatgatggtcttctggccagctgtcaagtctgcagtcttccccatattgaacccaactgaactgagacaattgaaccaaactgaaccaATTTGATGACACCGgggcaggtgctttgagtttcgTAGATTAGTGTCTgccactcagtttaaaacatttatggcctgcaaaatttgggctgatttcttcacgctattctaatttttggaattcctgattttgtgggtaaaaataaacaaattcattcattcatcttccgttccgcttctcctcactggggtcgcggtatgctggagcctatcccagcaatcttcgggcgagaggcggggtacgccctgaactggtcgccagccaatcgcaggtgacatgtaaacaaacaaccattcacgcacacattcacacctacgggcaatttagagtcgtcagtcaacctaccatgcatgttttggggatgtgggaggaaaccggaggacccggagaaaacccacgcaggcgcggggagaacatacaaactccacacaggcggggccgggatttgaaccccggtcctcagaactgcgaggctgaagtgctaaccagtcgtccaccgtgccgcctaaaataaacaaataaatacttgaaattgtttaaattctgggccctgaatctataattatgaaagtttcactttttgaatggaattatggaaataaatcaacttttctaTGATATTCAAATCTTTTTCGAAAGGGTCTGTAAGATCACTGCATGGCTCCAATCCAAATGTGTGCTGACTCTCAGACTACAGATGGAGCTTCCATTCAGAGCATGTCCAGCCTGCAGACTTTGACCATTTTCCATCGAGTCATTTAACACAGCTTCAGTGTGTGGCCCCTCAACAAATGCAACCTTACCGCTTCAGTGCTGACGGTCATCTTCACCTGGAGGCACCTCTCTCGGTGTTGCCACAAGTGAGGCCCTTTTTTATCATGATGCATACGTGCCATTGTTCTTTCTTTCATACTGGTCCAGGATGTAAATGAACGTGAGCTGGAAATGTTACAGTTACAATCAATAATCATCCCCTTTGTCATGGTGAATACTCAAAATGTTCATCAAATTTGACACCATGCTCCACCAACATTATATggcattggcaaaaaaaaaaaaaaaaaaaaaaaaaacttttcaatgTACCTTCGGCCATCTGTctagtacagtggacccccgctattttcGGGGGATAGGGACTGCGAAATCAGTTCATAATTGACACTCATTATAATtgtattgaaaaataataatcatcatttaaaccccaaaaaaatcttcaataagcagggataaaccaccaataagtgttttcgGATTTGGTtcctccaaaaaaaagaaaagaaaaacattgaaaacatttttttttttaaatgtaaacaaattggGGAACAATTTGGGAGGAaagatggagggggggggggggggtctgttcATGGGAATATTTGCAGGAATGTGCATGGATCCACTGGCATCCATGCCAaggcatccattttccattacaAAGATATCATAGCACACCACCCAAGAAAAGTCGAATACTCTTAATACGAATACAGCCATGCCTTCCGATGCGAGTgtcttgacttatgagtttttcgatATTTGAGCCATCGCTtgaccaatttttttgtcttgcgaTAAGAGCAAAGGTTGAGATACAAGTGGAACTCAGACCTCTACTCCAAAAATGGCCCCATGCCACCATTTCCAATTTATTAGAAATAGGAGATAAGCAGCTtggatgtgcaaaaaaaataaatggttttggTCTCAGGTTCCATTTGGTGATTTACGGGTGTAACTACACCCCAAACATATTTTTGGTGTCTTTGGATTAATTCAGTATTCATAGGAAGAGCATTGTAACACATCAgctttacagtatattgaaaaaTGTGGTTCATAAAGGGAATTAATGGTGCCATAGAATTGCCATTTCCAGGAAGGATGAGCTAGCCAGATGAACATATTTCAAACTGACATCTGTGTTAAAGAAAAGGACCAAATGTGATGTCACTTACATCCTCTTTTTGCATGACTAAACAAACCCGACAATGAATGCATGCACTACACTAACAGTCTATTGCTTCTTCCCAacgttgtttacattttgtcttgAAGATCCCAAATTATACCTCATCACTATACTATCAGTACCAAAACCCAGTCTCACCCATCCAGTACTACTCAGAAGAAGAACAAAGAGGTGTCAGCCCCCCACTTGAGGTATCAGAAGGCGAGGAGGCATCTGAATACCACAGCCTGCCCTCAATCAGGAAAGACACAAGTGAGTATCATCCTCGTCGATGTTTGAGCAgactcaagaagaagaaaaaaaagacaattcctCAATGAGCGTCATATTTTTCCAATCTAGACGGCAAAAGGAAAATTCGCTTGTACCAGTTTCTCTTGGACTTGCTGAGAAGCGGTCACATGAGTGACTCGATCTGGTGGGTGGACCAGGAAAAGGGCATCTTTCAGTTCTCCACAAAACACAAAGAAGCCCTGGCGAGTCACTGGGGAGTCCAAAAAGGAAATCGCAAAAAAATGACCTACCAAAAAATGGCTCGTGCTCTGAGGAACTACGGCAAAACCGGTGAGATTCAAAAGGTGAAAAAGAAGTTGACCTACCAGTTCAGTGAGGAAGTTCTAAGGAGCTTCTGTACACAACTGTACTCTCACTGACAAAGAAATTTGATTGATACAGTTTTGTGTGCTTGCGATTGTATGACTATTTATTTGCTTCCTATGAGATATTTGCTATATTTACTAAATGGTTTCATTTGATCATCTTTTGACACGCAgggaaaaatattgtaaataccTTTTGTTGTCCCAAATCAATAAAGTTGACATTAATAATCATCAAGGGATCACACGCTGAGTAGGGTTGGTTGTAAGTAAAGTTTGAGGTTAAAAAGCCTTTGTAAACCACATAACTGTCCATTGTGGTACAAATAGATTGCAATTATTatacatccttccatccattttcgataccatttgtcctcattagggttgcgggtgagctcgatcctatcacagctgactttgggtacaccctggactggttgccagccaatcagaggccaCAAACAAACCAGAAGCAAACTCATCAATATGCACTCTCGCGAAGAGTGCGATGACCTCTGCATTGGAGAGACCAAGCAACCCTTAGACATAGGCGAGTCGTATTTTTGAGCCCAGAGTCAGCAGGTCATCGGAATCTTACAAACAAGGGACATTCTTTTGAGCGGAGCACTGTCCAAATTCTGGAGAGAGAAAGCCGCTGGTCAGCTCACTCTAAACAGAGGAGAAGGTGGTTGCCGTTGACTACCATTTATTTATAACAATGTCCCGGCCTTTCGCTCCGAAAGATTGTCTCATTCCATGCAAAGAGTCAAGCTGTTTTGCCACCGGGCAGGTACGCGAGACGGTCGGTCGTACACCAGCCACGTCGGGCAACGACAACATTTTAACCACCTCCAGGGGGCGCACCCGCCAGAGACATATGGTGATTCCATCCAGCTGTCCATCCATAATACCGcttgtcctgttcagggtcacagggtgctggagcctgtcccagctggcttcaggcgaaaggctgtcaacaccctgaactggtcgccagtcagtcgcgcagcacatatagacgcggacaaccattcacactcacattcacaccatcactgagcgggaaatgaacccacgctgcctgcgcccaagtcaggcgaatgtaccgcTACACCAGTGACCTATGGCGATTCCacacttaaaaatgaaaactgtcGCCTTTTGGATTCAAAGTCAAATGTAGTCCAAAAAATCAGAGTCCGTTTGCCGCGGTGAAACCTTTGCAGATGACCATGACCTGTCAGGTTTGTGCAGGTTGGAGGCAAGAAGGTGGTGGACCCAagcgcagggaagcagggaggccagGCAGGAGAAAAGGAACtaccaaaaaatatttatttaccaaAACCAGGCAACCAaggcacatggaaaaaaaatctaaatacttaAGTAAGTGCCAAAAATcaataatcaaagtaacaaagaaacacttggcGTAAACTCAACATGACATGAAGCAAGACATGACAAGAGACGTGATTTAATGCAACAGCATAtgacaatgaaccaacaaggactgaaagaaaccagggcaAACTGGCAAAACAACGAGGAACATCTTGACCAGACACAAGTGGTTGGAGGGAGCCAGACGTGCAGTGCTCGGCTGGGCCGTTCAGGAGGTCGGCCAGGACGCCCAGCACAACTGTTTCCACCGGGCCGTTCAGGCAGACGGCCATGATGACGGACCCAACGGCAACGCAGGGGCCAGGCAGCAGgctcgggtggcggccgctagACGAGCGCCGCCGAAGCAAGCTCGGGAGGCGGCGGCGCAGCGAGCGCCGCCGAAGCAGGGTTGGGAGGCGGTCGCACACCGTGCGCCGCCAGAGCAGAAGGTGGCGGCCACACCATGTGCActgcaggaacgggagcctgctgCCGCTTCTGAGGAGCAGGAAGAGGAGCCTGCTGCacctgccgaggagcaggaagagGAGCCTGCTGCacctgccgaggagcaggaagaaGAGCCTGCtgcggctgccgaggagcaggaagaaGAGCCTGCtgcggctgccgaggagcaggaagaaGAGCCTGCtgcggctgccgaggagcaggaagagGAGCCTGCTGCacctgccgaggagcaggaagaaGAGCCTGCtgcggctgccgaggagcaggaagaaGAGCCTGCtgcggctgccgaggagcaggaatgAGGTCGGCAGTTGCTTTTTCAGCCTGCCACCTTAGAGGTTTGGGAGCACAGGAAATGACAGGGGCAGATTGCGCAGGAACTGTCGAAggtgaaacaaaaaacagatacAAGTATgggttatttttttcagttgttatcattgaGCTAATTTCATCTTTTTGTTAGTCAGTTCACAACGGCTAGCAAAGGGATGGGAACATGTGTTGTGCTTCGTGTTATTTTTGCACTCATTTTCTCTTCCTCCATCTGGTGAATGTGACTACAACTTGATTGACTTTGACACCACCAACAGGCCGCTTGCGGGACAGCAAGTGGAGGATTGTGAAAGTTCGGTTAAGATATTGAGGCGCTGCATGATGTCACCCttgtgctgtttgtttgtttgtgttttgggttttttcaaaaatgaaaaaaaaagtgttttgtttcatttttactgCTTTGACATCTGAATTTCCCCTCTGCAGATCAATAAGTGATATCTTATTAAGGTGATGAATccgtacttttacttttttttttttaaagtacaatatctGCACTTCTACGCAAGTAACCGTGAGTAGTTTTACCTACTCTGTCCACGTTTGCAACTAAACTAACAACCAGCACtaaatgcaaaatacatttcaagaTGCGCGTACTAATACAATTAACTCACTTTGGAATTTTTggtgtaaataaatcatttccaaagtttaaaaaaaaaaaaaaaaaaaaaaaacgatcactaCATCTGTACATCTGACACGTGAGCGTTAGGGCGGAAGTGTTTACGTGACGTCACAGCTCTGAGCCAATCAAAGTGCATGCTTTCCTGTTGTAGCAAAATTCAAACGTCGTGTGTGGAGTCGACTCAAACGAACTCGAAAGTAGACGGCCAGCCAAACACTTGGACAACGAATTACACGGCACAGAAGAGAGCTTTTTAGAATAGTCTGCGGTGGCAACATGAGAGTGAGGTTGGTATCTTATCTGTATTTTTGCGGAACTATTATTGGTAAGCTGTAAATGGGGTGTGTTGGGGAAACGGCGCAGAAGGAGCTGGTTTAGTTTGGCCCATTTATTTGAcgacccctttttttttttttttttttttttgtctttccctATTCTATGGCGTTTCCGTTAGACTAATCTCTGGCTCATGTTGCCACTGGGGCCTCATGAATGACGTTATTGTTTGCCCAAATTCATTTTACAGCCAGTCCACAGCTTTAGCATTGCGTCAAAAGCTAGCTCATGCTAGTTTACCTGTAAGTTTAGTGCAGTGTTTcttaacctttattgagccaaggcacatattttacataaggAACATCTCAcagcacaaaaaaagttatAGAAATGACcgtgtataataataataataataataataataaatgatgaaCTCTTCTCAAATTACTCACAAATAAATGTACTCcatgtgaaatctgggcctgttaacttgaacacaaagctattattctgttatgCATGGCAGGTTCTAGTTGTATTCAAACGTTACTGCAAGGCAAGTTAATTTTTAGCACCGTTCATCATGCACTAGACAAatccaaagtgctttacagaggCAAAGAAATAAGAAACATCAAAGACTAAATATCAACATATAGCTATACATAAAGGAAAGACTCAAATGAAAGAGTAAATGGCCAAATGCATAGATTATCAAGGTCAAATTACAATTAGATAGTGATTAAAAGCAACTTTCTGCTTAAATGAGAAATGACTTGATGGTTTTCCAACTTTCTTGTCTTCCAGTGAAGTCCATGCTGCGGAGTCTGTTGCCTACCTCAACAGAGCTCTTTTTAAGTTGCAGGATATTTGGGAAGAAATTGGAATTTCAGAGGATCAACGCCTCCAGAGGACTAATGTAGTTCACGAGCACATCAAAGTAAGACCACCCCAGTAGGCGTAACAGTCGCTGGCTGACTAACTGACTCTGTGGTATGTCTGCAGGATTTGCTGGGCAGGATGATAGTCGAGGAAGAGGAGCTGAAAAAGCGAGTATTGAAAAACATTGAATCCTGCCGCAAAGAAATTAGTCAACTGTGCAGTGAACTTCAGATGCCCCCCCTTGAGGTAAATTTCCGGAACTGTGTACTTGCTGCTTGAAAGCGATTACTTCTGCTAAtgttctgtatgtgtgtgcgaaGGAGGAGGATGGCTGCACCATGCTGCAGATGGAGAAGAACAGCCGCACTCGTTTGGAGCTCATGAAGGAGCACAAGAGGCAGAGAATGGAGGATCTCAAAAGTCTCGTTGTCAAAGACCGCGAGCTGTGTGACATCATGTGCACCACCCCTTTTAGCATCAACCAAGAGACAACTCCGTCCCTGAAACAACTAGAGGACTACCGTGCCTACATGGATGAGCTCACAAAGGAAAAGGTGTCACTAATTtcccccttttatttatttatttttatttgtttgttttaaatcaggtCCTTTTTTTCAGGAGCACCGTCACGAAGAATTTGTGAGCATAATGCAGGAGATCAACACATGCATGGATGATCTGGAGCGCCAGGCCGAGACCAGTTTTGAAAAGGACGTGATGTGTGAGGATGAGGAGGCCTTCTGTCTCTCTACTGACAACATCAACGCACTGAAACAACTCCTCAGCCAGGTGACCAAGCCATTTTTGATTTGACCTCTAACGCCCCGTCATGCCTGACATCATAACACTGGTGACTGTGACCCGTACCAGTTGCGAAAGCGCAAGGCGGAGAATGAGGAGCTCTGCGCAGTACTCCGCACTAAGCTCCAGGAACTGTGGGACAGGCTGAAGATTCCCTTGGAGGAGAGGGAAGACTTTTCCGAGCACATGCTCAAGTCCAAAAGGAGGAACATTGAGGCAGTAAGAAATGTTAATGAccgtttaaaataaataagtcacACGGTGCAgcggtgttgtttttttgttttttttttttaaattaacgcTTGTATTCATTGGTTCCAGCTCCAGGCTGAGGTCCAGCGTTTTGAACTGCTGAAACTCCACAGCATGAAAAGTGTGATCGAGGCCATCAGAGCTGAGATTTCTCTTTACTGGGAAACGTGCTTCTACAGCCAAGAACAGCGCGAGGCTTTTCTTCATTATCACGATGGTGACAAGATTTTGCTCGAGTGACACAGTCTTTCCTGCGCtgaattgtacagtatatacgctgactggccacaacattaggtacaccagcataATTTCATGTCAAGTGGATCACGAGTATTCTTTCAAAATCATTAGGCTTAACTGAGCCACTTGAGTCATTCCTGCTGGAGTGAGACAGGCTTTGGAGCCATCTTGGggagtttcaaaaagagaccaaaaacagaaaattacattttgaaattaaataattgatttattgcaaataacGTAGGTTAGATAACCAAAAATGACAAGTAGTGAACCGGCAATGAAACGCTGTACAACAATCATAGTACTGAAGCATCATGACTCTGAGCGGTATTAATTAAAAAGTTTGATTAATATTGTAGTTGTGTTGTACTGCCTCATTCATAAGGAGCTGTTTCTAATCGTTTGCCCCTGTCATGAATCTACTGTAAATATGGAAACCAAAGTATTACAAAAACCTCCCAGTATAATACAGTGCAgttcaaactacaaccacaataataaccGTATTGGGAAATGGCATTGCCGATCAAAAGTGAGATCAATTATCAGTGTGTTTCTTTAATGCAGATGACTTTACTGAGGAGCTGCTCAAACTGCACGAGGATGAAGTCAAAACTCTGAAGAGCTACTTTGAGGGCCATAAAGAGCTGTTTGAAGGTGTCGCAAAATGGCAAGAGAATTGGGCTGTTTATTTGGAACTCGATGTGAGTACGTCACATAGTTACTGTAAACTTCTTTTGGGTGGTATTTGTGTTTTACGTGATGTCATTTCTCATCTCAGAGGAAAGCCAATGACACCTCGAGGTTTAACAACAGAGGTGGAAACCTGCTGAAGGAGGAGAAGCAGCGAAGTGACCTTCAGAAAAGTTTGCCCAAGGTACTGCGCAAagatggcaaaagtactcacactttgTACCGAAGCAGAAGAACAGATACTTGGGTAGGAGTAGGCTGCTGAGTCACCtcctgtaaatgtaaaaaaaaaaaaaaaaagtgtggactggagtacaaaagttaaaaaaaaaaaaaaggatttttaaTGCCAATTACATATATCCATTgaccattttgataacttggcggggggggggggattctcaATTACTtggcgatttatttatttatttcccctaTTCGCGGCAGTCACTATAGAAgagatatttttcaaatgtaaggaCTGGGGACTAAATGTATGAAGTTGTCCgaaaaataattactcaagtacagatacccaAAGCATCTACTACAGTACAGTAACAATTtatttgtacttcgttacttgCCACCGCTGGTCCGGTGTATGTCGTTCAGTATCAGATTATTTGAACCTTTCTGTTTCATGTGCTGTAACTGTCTTGTGATCAATATGTGTTTTGTATGAAGAAGatggcaagtttttttttttttttttttgtccccccccccccgccccaaaaaaaaacagctcgaGAAGGCTCTGAAGGCCAAAATAGATTCGTGGGAGCAAGAGCAAGGCAAAGAGTTTTTTGTCAATGGACAGAAGTTTCTGGATTATGTGCAGCAGCAGTGGGAGCAGCACCACATCgagaaggagaaagagaaaATGGAGAGGGTGTGTGAAAGATTCaatcaaacattttgtaaaaacataattggtcattgatgttttgttGTTCGAATTAGCAACTGAAGAGGAGCAAACAGACTCAGGAGGACATGTTGTACGGAACTGCAGTGAGGACACCATCCAAAAGGCGAATCGCCGGAACCCTCACACCAAGCAAACAAAGAAAGGTCACTTGCTTGAAATATGTCGTGGATCATGATTCTGGAAGATTTGGAGTAAGATTTGTACTGTTCTCATGTTTTCTGCAGATGGGAATGTCAACCATGTCCACGCCTAATAGCTTCCTCAGTTCAGGCTTCGGGGGAACCATGGGCCAGTCTTCAATCCAAAAGCCTCCTCTATCTGCCAGTAAGGTATGGTGACGGATCCATCGTGGTTTGCCTTGATGGGACATAGGTTCTGTAATAAGTGAACATTTTCCGCACGAGTCATTGAAATCTAACTTGTAGGGTCTCGGCCTACGAACCGCTGGGCATGCAAAGACTCCCCGTGCACTTGACCGGAACAAGGAAAACCTCGACGTCCTTAACAGAAACACTCCATGTGGCGCACTCAGGTCTCAGGATACTCAAGATTGCACCATCACCTTTAACTGTATTGCGAGCTCCTATTCGGAATTTTCGGTAAATGCAGTTTTAACAATCACCGAAGCACATTATTTTTACTTATCACAAACACAGAGTTATATGGTGGCAATGCTGTGACCTGACTGTAAATGGAAAAGATagaattgaacttaaaagttctGCTGAATTTTCAACGTGACATTGAACTAGCAAACTGGTTAATTTTCAGTGAGTGCTTTTATACCTCATCCTTCAAGTTCTGACACCTAAAAAGATGtgcattaaatacagtatataactgcTTACATTGTactaaaaaaaacctcaatttcCACCAAATTATTCTGAATGggatgtcatgttgtaatgcaAACGAACGATTGATGTGTTAAGCCATTCTCTCTACAGCTCACTGAATGAACTTTCTTCTTTCACAGAGGGACCTGTCGAAGGCTTCTCAATCGAATGTGAATTCTAGACTGCTCAACTCCACTGTCAGTCAACAGTGACCAAAGGCTTCGAGCTCTGCTGTTTGTGTGGCAAGAGGGAAGCTTTTCTAATGTAAACCTTtgccaaaaaatgtaaatagtttACAAATGtgtgaacattttgatgatccCTTTTTACTCAGGCTTATTTTATTGTCACTACTGTGGTGGTCTTCCCTGTATTTTTGTGGAAAGTAAATGTTTGTGCATATGTTGACCTTTTACTTGcctttttttcaatattattcATGAAATCTTTGCTATATCTATCACTTCACATTTTTAGTGCTTtagcaacaatttttttttttttctcccagctGGAATTACAGCGACTTTTAGCCTTCAGAAACGTAATAAACGTTCGAACAAAActttcctgtctttttttttttcccaaatgtttttattttattttttaaaatatataaatagcaTAAAAGGTTACAGACCTGGTTATCTCGAGATGGAATATTCTTTTCtttggggtgtcaaactcatttgtcaTATGCAATCTAAGTATAAATCGTCTCATATTAGAAATACACACCAAATTGAcaattagttttgaaatcaaaagtcatAAAAAACGTTGGCTGTAGTTTGTTCAACTGTTACATTTTGTTAACTAAAAAAAGTGCAATTGAAACATTTGATTAAACATGACAATTTGCAGTTTTGGTAGAGACTTTGTAAGAGACAAAGTAGACATGAATTGCTTCAGTAGACCACACCTGGACCTTGAGtctgacacctgtgctctaccTATTCTGTTTAGTTCATGCGGGTCATTAGTTCTTCAAGAGCCCTTTCACGATGATTTTCATGAACAAGCAGCACTTCTTTGATTGCACTTTGCTGGAAGCCCATCTCGTTGAACTGAGTCAGGAGGCGCAGAAACTCTGCAGCCTGAAATCAGAGTTGCAACTTTAAAATGCTGTCCCTGTTTATTCTAGTTTTTCTGATTCTGTGCCCTAAAAGGAGATAAACAAGAGGGAGGCACCTTgctctcacagttctgaaacaTCTCCAAGGCCTCCTCTACTTGAGCTTCATCGTAGCCCAACTCGCACAGAT contains these protein-coding regions:
- the spi1a gene encoding transcription factor PU.1a isoform X3; translated protein: MICFSIPIAHDGRLCHTAYYRWSFHSEHVQPADFDHFPSSHLTQLQCVAPQQMQPYRFSADGHLHLEAPLSVLPQIPNYTSSLYYQYQNPVSPIQYYSEEEQRGVSPPLEVSEGEEASEYHSLPSIRKDTNGKRKIRLYQFLLDLLRSGHMSDSIWWVDQEKGIFQFSTKHKEALASHWGVQKGNRKKMTYQKMARALRNYGKTGEIQKVKKKLTYQFSEEVLRSFCTQLYSH
- the spi1a gene encoding transcription factor PU.1a isoform X2, whose protein sequence is MEGFVIPPASEGIIQSEPESYRAPADLYPYLTSVGDVYEDYRWSFHSEHVQPADFDHFPSSHLTQLQCVAPQQMQPYRFSADGHLHLEAPLSVLPQYYSEEEQRGVSPPLEVSEGEEASEYHSLPSIRKDTNGKRKIRLYQFLLDLLRSGHMSDSIWWVDQEKGIFQFSTKHKEALASHWGVQKGNRKKMTYQKMARALRNYGKTGEIQKVKKKLTYQFSEEVLRSFCTQLYSH
- the spi1a gene encoding transcription factor PU.1a isoform X1, with product MEGFVIPPASEGIIQSEPESYRAPADLYPYLTSVGDVYEDYRWSFHSEHVQPADFDHFPSSHLTQLQCVAPQQMQPYRFSADGHLHLEAPLSVLPQIPNYTSSLYYQYQNPVSPIQYYSEEEQRGVSPPLEVSEGEEASEYHSLPSIRKDTNGKRKIRLYQFLLDLLRSGHMSDSIWWVDQEKGIFQFSTKHKEALASHWGVQKGNRKKMTYQKMARALRNYGKTGEIQKVKKKLTYQFSEEVLRSFCTQLYSH